The DNA region ATTGTGTCCATTTCCAATTCCAAAAACACCCTTAACTCTTGCTAACAAAGTGAAAACAAACCTAGCTAATAACAGAACAACATTATCAAAACCTTTGTTCCATAATGATTTTTCTTTGAGATTCTTTACCTCTTGTTTCTGCCAGAAAATCTTTTGTTCAAGGTCACTGATTTTGCTTCTGCTGTTTTTGTTGCTGTTGTTCAAAAGTGTTTTTCTCAACGCGCTTTCTAAAAGTGAAAGCTCATCGATTTCTTTATGAAGAGTTAACGTGAGGGACACGTAACGTTCCATTCTTCTGTGTTTGGATTCAATTTCTTTTGGGGATGTGAGAGTCCAACCAAGTGAGTCGAAGCCCGAGTCAGCCAACTCGGTGAAAACTCGGTGGAATGATCTGAGTGTGGAGTTAGAACAGTTCATACTGAGTCGAGAGACCGAGTCAGCTACGAGCCGGAGCGAGTCGGCAAACTCAGCAGCGGCGAGTTTGATGAGAAACGGCTTGTCGTTTGAGACTAATTTCAAAACGCCTTCGAGTAACACGACGTCGTTTTGAAGACGAACAATGTTTGCGTCGGAAAGTGATTGCCAGAGATGGAGAAGCTTCGACATCACTCCGGCGACTTCGAAGGCTAAAACGGCGATGCGTTTTGGGTTTGTAATAGACAACTGTGTCGTTTTGTTTGAGGGTCGAACTGAGTCGAAGCTATTCGAAAATGCGGTTTTGAGCCTTGAGAGTAAAGTTTCGAGGGCCATTGAAAAAAGTGATTTTTGTTATGAAGATGAAGAGAGGATTGAGTTTGGAGAAATGGGTTGATGAATTTTTGTTGCAGGTGTTTGGATTTTGATGGGTTTGAAATGGTTCTAGATTGTGAGTACCATGTGTTTGTGAAATTGCTTGAATGAGAAAAGagtgaaaaaaaatgaaaatgttgGGGAGAGGGATGAAAGTGATGCTATTGCATGAAAGAAGGGGGAAGAGTTAGTGTTAAAGTTTTAGAGAGTGAGAGATAAGTGTGATTCTATAAAATGAGTATTAGAGAGGGGAAAGAGTTGAGTGTGGTTAAAGTATTTAAAGTGAGGATTTATATTGTAAAATGATGTGCCTAATTACGGTGGGtttgttttttagtttttaaaatttaaaaataataaaatctgcttgataatttaattttataaaataatttattattagGCTTTGAGATCAACTAAGTTATGAGAATCAATCAACATGTTCGGTAACAAAAAATCTATtcaaaatcaaaggaaaattCTATATGAATTTATTAATGCCAAGTGACATTTCAACTTGATATTTATTGAACCTTAAGATATTTAATCATGGTAAGTCCGAGCCCAATTTATATCAAATCTGTAAAATAAAATCTAAATTTACTCCTTAGATCATTAATTATAAAAACTCTTTTCCATTTGTTTGTTTCAATCATTTATAGACTATAGTATATAATTATATAATACTATTAATTAAATTACAAATTTAGTTTTCCTTGAATCGGATGTACTTACACGTTTTTTTGGATAATTAAAAAAGTTTACTTTGTTACCGAACAAAGAGCGTATAAATAATACATATTAGTTAAGCTAATTATTTTTCTAAACATAGGTAACAAGTGTCAATTGTTTTATCAAATTACTTGTGTTATACTAATAGTATAGTCACTTTTATTATGAAAGTAAAGTAAAAGATTTTAAATTAAGAATATGTAAATTgatattaattaaattatataagtataaaattttaaaaaaaaatgaaagttGAAAAGTATTAGCTAAACTAGTTACTTTAATTAGTAAAAATTTGaatatttttaagaaaaaaaattataGAATTAATATAACACTTATAGACATGAACTAATGATTTTTATGAagaaaaaataattaattttaagtACAAAAGTCTACCATTAATAATTaattcaaaataataataatagtttaTTAATAAAAACAATTGTATAGAATTTTCTTAATTTGTTAGTATCCCCTACAAGCTTCTATTTAAAATTAGCAATTTTTGCCATGGATCTTAGATTGATTATGGTGAGTGAGAGGGTTGGTTTAATGTCAAATATTGGAAGGTTATAGTCACTACAAAAGTGGGTAGAAGTTTCAGTCATGATGATGAAGATAGCTCTTTTTATATAATTGTGATTAAAGTGTGTGGGGAATGTGAGTTCATGCACTTTGTTAAATTAGTATTTTTGGGTTTGGGAAAGTTTTTGTTGTATTATTGATTTTCTTAGTTGGTGGTTAAAGAGGCCTTTTGTGTAGTGTTTGAATCCATAGAAACACTTTTTCTTAGATGCTGGTGTTTTTTATGGATAGAGGGTCATGTCATTATTGGCTCTTTCTTTTTTGAAATTTATACTTTTGTTGCCACTCATTTGTTGGTTTCTTTCATGTCATTATAAGCTTTAATTGAacatttaatttattttaaaatgatGAAAAAGATATTTTGATATTAGGAATGAATGATTAGCCTATAGCAATCTCGTTTATCAAAGAAAGTATATCTCCAAAAAAGTAAAATTAACTCcaaattataatttttaaatttaatttaatttaataatacattaatatttttatttaactaattattaaatttaatttaatttaaagattaatatatatatatatatatatatatatatatatatatatatatatatatatatatatattcatgaTCAAATAACACTAAGGTGTCAAATTTAGTAATATGACACCTCTCATAACTCTTTATCGTATGTTCGTATAACAAAATTCACCGTTAGATTCAAAACTATTAtcatatatataatatataatatatatatattatatatatatatatatatatatattatatatatataatatatatataatttaatattAATCGGAAATCATTTGACATGTCAATGAGATACATAAAAACTAACGTCTTACAAAATTTCATGAAAACCGTTAatttttatcattttctttaacatatcaaataatttttgtttGATGTGAAATTTTACAACTCGACACACACTACATGTTTCGACACATCCTTGTTTATGTCGAACACTACCTGCTTcacacaaggaattacaattcaacacaccacctaattcattttgtctaagctatctacattcatcatagatcTTAACTTCTTAAACCCTTCGACATGCACTCCTTTAGTCATGATATCTACAACCTGATTCTCAAGTCTGCAGTGTTCCAAGTTCAGCTTCGCTTCTGCTACATGCTCTAaaagataatggaacctcattttgatgtgtttgcttcGTCCACGCGCTATCAGATTCTTCGCTAGATTGATAactgacatgttgtcgatcttcatcgtaattgctccatgattcttccctgtaacctcttcgaccagattcaccatctACGTTGCTTAACATGCACAAAGAGAAATAAATATGTACTCTGCTTCACACGACGATAGTGCCATTACTGGTTCCTTTCTCGAACTTCAAGCAattggtgcaccacctagcataaacacgTAGCCAGCTGTGAATTTCtatcctcagcatcactacactAACTTGAGTCGGTTTATCCCAGTAACTTGCATAATTTTCCTTCATCAACTACATGAAACAAAATACCATAGTCAagggttcctttcagataccttagtatcctcttcgccgctCCTAGTTGTGATATCTTTGACTTCTGCATGAATCTGCTCACCATACCCACATTGTATGCTATATCAGAgcttgtgtgacaaaggtatcaaagtgatccaatgagtcttTTGTACTATGTTAAatcgacatcatcttcatttgtGTCTTTTGAAAATTGCATTCTGGGCTCAGCTAGAAACGAAGTTGGATTGTATTCTTGCATCTCAAATATCTTGAGTATTTCGCATGCATATCTTCTTTGATACATCATCAAACCTCtatcactcttgtagaattctatgccaaggaaatatgagaGGTTTCCCAAGTTTGGCATTTCAAACTTCTCACTTAGGTCATATTTGAAATCTCTaatctccttcttgcaactttCTGTTATTAAgaggtcatcgacatagagacatagtataagaaATTCACTATTGCTCCTTCTTGCAACCTTTCAGGCATCTTTATtattctttgaggtctgcttgtgcttgcttgacctcTGGCTTCTTCTTGTtgaacttctctttcgacttcaattgttggttcttcacataagattctcactaAATCCTTCTTGACATTTTCAGTCCAATCTCATTCCTTAAGCACATCTATGATCACGTTcctgctgatcactacttgcttgtttactgggtcgaacaacttgtaacctccagtcgaatgatatcctattaggatcatctgactcgacttgtcattAAGATTTCTTCTCAACTAATCTGACATATATCTATGTGCTATAGATCTAAATACCTTCAGATGACttaagctaggcttgacaccagaccaaaATTCTTCTGGCATAACTCattctagcttcttcgtcggacattTGTTCAATATGTATGTTGCGGTCGACACAGCTTCTCCACATcattctttgggtagatgcttgcccttcaacatacttctcaccatgttaatgatggttctattcttcctttttgTCGTTCCAAtctgttgtggagtgtagggtggcaccacctcatgcacaatccatTCTTTCTAACATAGTTTGTCAAAGTCTTTCGGCACATActctccaccaccatcagtcctcagaatcttgagctttcgaccactttgtctttcgaccatagatttaaacttggaaaataccttGATCActtctcttttcttcttgatcaggtaagtccataattttcgactaaaatcatctatgaatgtgacaaagtataTGTTACTTCCAATCTaatccacctggataggaccatacacatcagagtatatgacttcaagaattgtCTTCGACTTGCTTCATGAATCCTTGTCGAAGTTGTTCTCGTGCTGCTTCGCatgcacacattcttcacacacttcatcGGGAATTTCGATTTATGGTAACCCAtaaaccatatttcttcttttcagatctatgatgtctttgaaattgagatgaccaagtctacAGTGTCATATCCATTCATCCCCGCTAGCTGCAGTTGCAAGGCATttgtgctccatcacattaagtcCAATCCTGATGGTTTTATTTTGAGACATATGTGtcttcaagattaaccttccacctGAATCGAGgactctcatcatcttgtctttgatcgaaactttgtagttcttttcgaccaactgccCTATGTTGAGAAAATTActtttcatgcctggtatgtacagtatattggaaattactgacctttttccatctttcctcataatcagaacatcaccaatacctttAGCTGCTAAAGTATTGTTATTTGCAAATGTTACCATGTTTTTCATTGAGGTTTTCAGGTTGACTAACCAATAtttcctaccagtcatgtgtgatgagcatcctaagtccaagtaccattggtcctggaatctttcttcatctcttgttgtgaccatcaacaacatctctttttcttcatgctTTGCAAATTTTGTATAAGTTTCTCGATTCTTCTGTTTTTCAGGACAATCACTTgagtagtgaccatacttctgacaattgaaacactgaatgtgacttttgtcaggttttcgACCACCACTTATTCCTCTACCTGCAccaccacctctttggttgcttTGGTATGATAGTCTTATCTGGTTCGGCCAGCCTCTTTCTTGCTGATTTCGACAAGTCGAATTATTGTAGCCTCCTCTACCTTTGTTGTCAACCCACTTCCCTTTGCCTTTCTTTTCTCTTGATGATTGC from Lathyrus oleraceus cultivar Zhongwan6 chromosome 1, CAAS_Psat_ZW6_1.0, whole genome shotgun sequence includes:
- the LOC127130905 gene encoding protein PSK SIMULATOR 1 → MALETLLSRLKTAFSNSFDSVRPSNKTTQLSITNPKRIAVLAFEVAGVMSKLLHLWQSLSDANIVRLQNDVVLLEGVLKLVSNDKPFLIKLAAAEFADSLRLVADSVSRLSMNCSNSTLRSFHRVFTELADSGFDSLGWTLTSPKEIESKHRRMERYVSLTLTLHKEIDELSLLESALRKTLLNNSNKNSRSKISDLEQKIFWQKQEVKNLKEKSLWNKGFDNVVLLLARFVFTLLARVKGVFGIGNGHNLPYLSRSLSASAAVYPSDNQNHQKVENFVSGPLKSFNLDERIVDLGKGFFESNCEVLKPPQGSLGDSALSLHYANLIIVMEKMIKSPQLVGVDARDDLYTMLPNSIRSSLRLRLKGSIGFCACDPLLASEWRNALGRILCWLLPLAQNMIRWQSERSLEEKSLVPKKSNVLLLQTLFFADKVKTEAAITELLVGLNYIWKFEREMTAKALFECNNDFNGFLSLYKPK